A stretch of DNA from Gymnodinialimonas sp. 57CJ19:
GTCGGTTTGCTCTGTCAGGTAGAGGGTCATCAGGGGTGTGAAATCCGCGCCCGGTGGCAGGGCCGAGAGGATCCGATCGCGGTAGGCGAGGGCATCGCTGGCTGTGACCACGGGGGGCACGAGGTTCGGCATGATGATTGCACGCGCAAAATCACGGGCGGTTTCGGGAAGGACGGCGCGCATCATCGCGCCGTCGCGCAGATGAAGGTGCCAGTCGTCGGGGCGGCGGATTGTGAGTGTCTGTGTCATCGCCACACCCGCTACACGAAGGGGCAAGCGGGTGCAAAGGGGCAAGGCGGCGCATGGGAAGCCGCGCGACGATGCATGCGGAGGGCGGGGGGCGAACAACCATGGACGGAATCGCTGGGATGTTCCACGGTGGACGTCGTACGACAGGCACGGGGTGACATGAGCGTCATGAGATCGGGATGTTTGGGCACGGTACTGGCATTTGTGATGGGGCCGTTAAGCGGCCCTGTGGTGGCGCAGGATTGGGATTGCGACGCCATGGATAGCTTGCCGCAGCAAGGCATTATTCATTGTCTGGGAGAGCAGCACGCCTTCTGGGACAGCTTGCTCAACAACGCATACCAACAAGTTATCGCAGAGCGCGATGGCGAGGAGGAGGAGCGCCTGCGCGTGGCCCAAAGGGCGTGGATCATCTACCGCGATGCCACCTGTGAGATGGAGGCCGACGCCATGGGCGCAGGCTCGGGCGAGGCGATGGTGCGGCTGGGGTGTCTGGCCCGACTGACCGAGCGCCGTGCCCGCGATCTGGAGACATACTTGAGACGATAAAGACCTGAGATTGCAGGGAAACCAACCAAAGGAGACTAGGCAATGTGTGATATTTGCGTAATGAACTCGGTCAAGGAGCGGATGCTGTCGCGGCGCTCATTCTTCAAGGGGGGTGCCGCGGTGGCTGCGGGGGCCGCGGCCGCCACGATGGGGCAGACGACGCCTGCGATGGCGGACG
This window harbors:
- a CDS encoding lysozyme inhibitor LprI family protein, producing the protein MSVMRSGCLGTVLAFVMGPLSGPVVAQDWDCDAMDSLPQQGIIHCLGEQHAFWDSLLNNAYQQVIAERDGEEEERLRVAQRAWIIYRDATCEMEADAMGAGSGEAMVRLGCLARLTERRARDLETYLRR